From Aquamicrobium sp., one genomic window encodes:
- a CDS encoding FAD-binding protein, with product MTVFAPTDADAVLDAVRWAAGEGAALEIVGGGSRRGVGRPVEAAHVLDLSGLAGVTLYEPEELVLSARAGTRLAEIEALLSASGQELAFEPMDHGPLLGGEPGKGTIGGVLAANASGPRRIKAGAARDHVLGVHAVSGRGEAFKSGGRVVKNVTGYDLAKLVAGSWGTLAAVTDVTFKVLPRAETEATLVLRGLSEADAAHAMAVAMTSTGEVSAAAHLPETVVGKVLDGRLPGWRGATLLRLEGFSPSVAYRFERLAALLAPTAAPERLEAEDSRLLWREIRDCIPFADGTERPVWRVSMAPSEGHHMVMALRMEAAVDAFYDWQGGLIWLRMEGDAEAAALRRHVAAHGGGHATLVRAPAHIRASVPVFEPQPEALAALSARVKAQFDPLNILNPGRMYR from the coding sequence ATGACCGTCTTCGCGCCCACCGATGCCGACGCGGTGCTGGACGCCGTCCGCTGGGCGGCGGGCGAGGGGGCGGCGCTGGAGATCGTCGGCGGCGGGTCGCGGCGCGGCGTCGGCCGGCCGGTAGAGGCAGCGCACGTCCTCGACCTTTCCGGCCTTGCCGGGGTCACGCTCTACGAGCCGGAGGAGCTGGTGCTGTCGGCGCGCGCCGGCACGCGGCTCGCCGAGATCGAGGCGCTGCTCTCCGCATCGGGGCAGGAGCTTGCCTTCGAGCCGATGGACCACGGCCCGCTGCTCGGCGGCGAGCCGGGGAAGGGCACGATCGGCGGGGTGCTGGCGGCGAATGCGAGCGGCCCGCGGCGAATCAAGGCGGGGGCGGCACGTGACCATGTGCTCGGCGTCCACGCCGTCTCCGGGCGCGGCGAGGCGTTCAAGTCGGGCGGGCGCGTGGTCAAGAACGTCACCGGCTACGACCTCGCCAAGCTGGTCGCCGGCTCGTGGGGCACGCTGGCGGCGGTAACGGACGTCACCTTCAAGGTGCTGCCCAGGGCCGAAACCGAGGCGACGCTGGTGCTGCGCGGCCTCTCCGAAGCCGACGCCGCCCACGCCATGGCCGTGGCGATGACGTCGACTGGCGAGGTGTCCGCCGCCGCGCACCTGCCGGAAACCGTGGTCGGCAAGGTGCTCGACGGCCGGCTGCCGGGCTGGCGCGGGGCGACGCTGCTGCGCCTCGAAGGCTTTTCGCCCTCGGTTGCCTACCGCTTCGAGCGGCTGGCGGCGCTGCTCGCGCCGACCGCAGCGCCCGAGCGGCTGGAGGCGGAAGACTCGCGCCTGCTGTGGCGCGAGATCCGCGACTGCATCCCCTTCGCCGACGGCACTGAAAGGCCGGTCTGGCGGGTCTCGATGGCGCCGTCTGAGGGACACCACATGGTTATGGCCCTGCGCATGGAGGCCGCGGTCGACGCCTTCTACGACTGGCAGGGCGGCCTGATCTGGCTGCGCATGGAGGGTGACGCCGAGGCCGCCGCGTTACGCCGGCATGTCGCTGCCCATGGCGGAGGCCATGCGACGCTGGTCCGCGCGCCGGCCCACATCCGCGCCTCGGTGCCGGTGTTCGAGCCGCAGCCGGAGGCGCTGGCCGCCCTCTCGGCACGGGTCAAGGCGCAGTTCGACCCGCTGAACATCCTCAATCCCGGCAGGATGTATCGCTGA
- the glcF gene encoding glycolate oxidase subunit GlcF, with translation MQTSFSLAQLADPHVAEAESILRKCVHCGFCTATCPTYVTLGNELDSPRGRIYLIKDMLENGRPADDEIVTHVDRCLSCLSCMTTCPSGVHYMHLVDHARVHIEKTYRRPLAQRLTRRLLAAVLPYPGRFRAALRLARLGRPFAKMFDAAPALAPLAAMLRLAPRAVPPASPVSRPATHAAQGARRGRVAILTGCAQSVLEPGLNEATVSLLTRLGVEVVVPEGEGCCGALVHHMGREADALAAARRNVDAWTRAVDEGGLDAIIVTASGCGTTIKDYGFMLRLDPAYAAKAARVSALARDVTEYLAGLDLPEPVLRPGLTVAYHSACSLQHGQKVTRQPKELLARAGFTVKEPLEAHLCCGSAGTYNILQSEIATTLRARKVANIEALGADVVAAGNIGCITQIASGIGLPVVHTVRLIDWAYGGARPEGLPVAAR, from the coding sequence ATGCAGACCAGCTTCTCGCTCGCCCAGCTTGCCGATCCGCACGTGGCGGAGGCGGAGAGCATCCTGCGCAAATGCGTGCATTGCGGCTTCTGCACCGCCACCTGCCCGACCTATGTCACGCTCGGCAACGAGCTCGACAGCCCGCGCGGCCGCATCTACCTGATCAAGGACATGCTGGAGAACGGCCGCCCGGCCGACGACGAGATCGTCACCCATGTCGACCGCTGCCTGTCCTGCCTGTCCTGCATGACGACATGCCCCTCGGGCGTCCACTACATGCACCTCGTCGACCACGCCCGCGTCCATATCGAGAAGACCTACAGGAGGCCGCTGGCCCAGCGCCTCACGCGCCGGCTGCTAGCGGCGGTGCTGCCGTATCCCGGGCGCTTCCGGGCGGCGCTCCGGCTCGCCCGGCTCGGGCGGCCGTTCGCGAAAATGTTCGACGCCGCGCCTGCACTCGCGCCGCTGGCCGCGATGCTGAGGCTGGCGCCGCGAGCCGTGCCGCCGGCCTCTCCCGTCAGCCGACCCGCCACCCATGCGGCGCAAGGGGCCCGGCGCGGCCGCGTCGCCATCCTGACCGGTTGCGCGCAATCGGTGCTGGAGCCCGGCCTCAACGAGGCGACGGTGTCGCTGCTGACGCGGCTCGGCGTCGAGGTCGTGGTGCCGGAGGGGGAGGGCTGCTGCGGCGCGCTCGTCCACCATATGGGGCGCGAGGCCGACGCGCTGGCTGCCGCGCGGCGGAACGTCGATGCATGGACGCGGGCGGTGGATGAAGGCGGGCTCGACGCCATCATCGTCACCGCCTCCGGCTGCGGCACGACGATCAAGGATTACGGCTTCATGCTGCGGCTCGACCCGGCCTATGCGGCGAAGGCGGCGCGGGTGTCGGCGCTGGCCAGGGACGTGACGGAATATCTCGCCGGCCTCGACCTGCCGGAGCCGGTGCTGCGGCCGGGGCTGACCGTCGCCTATCACTCGGCCTGCTCGCTCCAGCACGGCCAGAAAGTGACGCGCCAGCCGAAGGAATTGCTGGCGCGCGCCGGCTTCACGGTGAAGGAGCCGCTGGAGGCGCATCTGTGCTGCGGCTCGGCCGGCACCTACAACATCCTCCAGAGCGAGATCGCCACGACCCTGCGCGCGCGCAAGGTCGCCAACATCGAGGCGCTGGGCGCGGATGTCGTCGCGGCCGGCAATATCGGCTGCATCACCCAGATCGCCTCCGGCATCGGCCTTCCGGTCGTCCACACCGTGCGGCTGATCGACTGGGCCTATGGCGGGGCGCGGCCCGAGGGCCTGCCGGTCGCCGCGCGCTGA
- a CDS encoding endonuclease domain-containing protein: MTETAHSTRRRDEETSRRARSLRKGDNPAEALLWNELKGRKLGGYKFVRQFPIGPYFADFLCRERKLVIEIDGSQHAGSLYDENRNAFMRAQGYSVLRFWNEAVFRQRDEVCATILAALDGRLPEDVSTHDLRYLRGDDG, from the coding sequence ATGACGGAGACGGCCCATAGCACCCGCCGGAGGGACGAGGAGACCAGCAGGCGCGCCCGCTCGTTGCGAAAGGGTGACAACCCGGCCGAAGCGTTGTTGTGGAACGAACTCAAGGGCAGGAAGCTCGGCGGCTACAAGTTCGTGCGCCAGTTTCCTATCGGTCCTTACTTCGCGGACTTCCTTTGCCGCGAGCGAAAGCTCGTGATCGAGATTGATGGGAGCCAGCATGCCGGCAGCCTCTATGACGAGAACCGCAACGCCTTCATGCGTGCGCAAGGCTACTCCGTCCTCCGCTTCTGGAACGAGGCGGTATTCAGGCAGCGCGACGAGGTCTGCGCGACGATCCTCGCCGCACTCGACGGAAGACTCCCGGAGGATGTGTCGACGCATGATCTTCGTTATCTGCGGGGTGACGATGGATAG
- a CDS encoding L-lactate dehydrogenase: protein MSALLTIEDLRRRARRRVPKMFFDYADSGSWTESTYRANEEDFHKVKLRQRVLVDMTDRSLESTMIGETVSMPVALAPTGLTGMQHADGEILAAQAAEAFGVPFALSTMSICSIEDVAEATTKPFWFQLYVMRDRGFINDLIDRAKAAGCSALVLTADLQILGQRHKDLRNGLSAPPKFTPKHIWQMATRPQWCLGMLGTKRRTFRNIAGHVKGVTDLSSLSTWTAEQFDPRLSWADVEWIKERWGGKLIIKGILDVEDAKMAAATGADAIIVSNHGGRQLDGAPSSVSVLPEIVEAVGERIEVHLDGGIRSGQDVLKALCLGAKGVHIGRPFLYGLGAGGREGVRLALEIIRRELDVTLALCGKRDIAQAGPELLYAPNDPFGTGRR from the coding sequence ATGAGCGCGCTGCTGACCATCGAGGACTTAAGACGGCGCGCGCGCCGCCGCGTGCCGAAGATGTTCTTCGACTATGCCGATTCCGGCTCGTGGACGGAGAGCACCTACCGCGCCAACGAGGAGGATTTCCACAAGGTCAAGCTGCGCCAGCGCGTGCTGGTCGACATGACCGACCGCTCGCTCGAATCGACGATGATCGGCGAGACCGTGTCGATGCCGGTGGCGCTCGCCCCGACGGGCCTGACCGGCATGCAGCATGCCGACGGCGAAATCCTCGCCGCGCAGGCGGCCGAGGCGTTCGGCGTGCCCTTCGCCCTGTCGACCATGAGCATCTGCTCGATCGAGGACGTGGCCGAAGCGACGACGAAGCCGTTCTGGTTCCAGCTCTACGTGATGCGCGACCGCGGCTTCATCAACGACCTGATCGACCGGGCCAAGGCCGCCGGCTGCTCGGCGCTGGTGCTGACCGCGGATTTGCAGATCCTCGGCCAGCGCCACAAGGATCTGCGCAACGGGCTGTCCGCCCCGCCGAAATTCACGCCGAAGCACATCTGGCAGATGGCGACGCGGCCGCAATGGTGCCTCGGCATGCTCGGCACCAAAAGGCGCACCTTCCGCAACATCGCCGGCCACGTGAAGGGCGTCACCGACCTCTCCTCGCTCAGCACCTGGACGGCCGAGCAGTTCGACCCGCGCCTGTCATGGGCCGATGTCGAATGGATCAAGGAACGCTGGGGCGGCAAGCTGATCATCAAGGGCATCCTCGACGTGGAGGACGCGAAGATGGCGGCGGCGACCGGGGCCGACGCCATCATCGTCTCCAACCATGGCGGCCGCCAGCTCGACGGCGCGCCGTCCTCGGTCTCGGTGCTGCCGGAGATCGTCGAGGCGGTCGGCGAGCGCATCGAGGTGCATCTCGACGGCGGCATCCGCTCGGGGCAGGATGTCTTGAAGGCGCTGTGCCTCGGCGCGAAGGGCGTCCATATCGGCCGCCCCTTCCTCTACGGCCTCGGCGCGGGCGGCCGCGAGGGCGTCAGGCTGGCGCTCGAGATCATCCGCAGGGAGCTGGACGTGACGCTGGCGCTGTGCGGCAAGCGCGACATCGCGCAGGCCGGGCCGGAGCTGCTCTATGCGCCAAACGACCCGTTCGGGACCGGCCGGCGCTAA
- a CDS encoding FAD-linked oxidase C-terminal domain-containing protein, whose protein sequence is MSGIAMPAPDAKTLARRDEIVEDMRVIVPGEGVVAAETAMRAFESDGLTAYRQLPLVVVLPQTVKQVQRILKYCSDRNIRVVPRGAGTSLSGGALPLADAVLLVMSRFNRILDIDYANRTVTAQPGVTNLGITNAVRHEGFYYAPDPSSQIACSIGGNIAENSGGVHCLKYGLTANNVLGVEMVLMNGEVVRLGGKHLDAEGYDLMGVVTGSEGLLGVVTEVTVRILKSPETARAVLLGFPSSEQAGQCVADIIGAGIIPGGMEMMDRPAIRAAEDFVHAGYPLDVEALLIVELDGPGAEVDHLIAAVEAIAARNGSTTCRVSASEEERMTFWAGRKAAFPAVGRISPDYFCMDGTIPRKELPRVLAGMRALSEKYGLRVANVFHAGDGNLHPLILYDANRPGELERAEAFGADILRLCVKVGGVLTGEHGVGVEKRDLMPEMFSQEDMNQQIRVKCAFDPEHLLNPGKMFPQLHRCAELGRMHVRAGQLPFPDIPRF, encoded by the coding sequence ATGTCCGGCATCGCGATGCCCGCGCCAGACGCAAAGACGCTTGCCCGCCGCGACGAGATCGTCGAGGACATGCGCGTCATCGTGCCGGGCGAGGGGGTGGTGGCGGCCGAGACGGCGATGCGCGCCTTCGAGAGCGACGGGCTCACCGCCTACCGCCAGCTGCCGCTCGTCGTCGTCCTGCCGCAGACGGTGAAGCAGGTGCAACGCATCCTCAAATATTGCAGCGACCGCAATATCCGCGTCGTGCCGCGCGGGGCCGGCACCTCGCTCTCCGGCGGGGCGCTGCCGCTTGCAGATGCGGTGCTCCTGGTGATGAGCCGCTTCAACCGCATCCTCGACATCGACTACGCCAACCGCACGGTGACCGCCCAGCCCGGCGTGACCAATCTCGGCATCACCAACGCCGTGCGCCATGAGGGCTTCTACTACGCGCCCGATCCCTCCTCGCAGATCGCCTGCTCGATCGGCGGCAACATCGCGGAAAACTCCGGCGGCGTGCATTGCCTGAAATACGGGCTGACGGCCAACAATGTGCTGGGCGTCGAGATGGTGCTGATGAACGGCGAGGTGGTGCGCCTCGGCGGCAAGCACCTCGACGCCGAGGGCTACGACCTGATGGGCGTCGTCACCGGCTCGGAAGGGCTACTCGGCGTCGTCACCGAGGTCACCGTGCGCATCCTCAAGAGCCCGGAGACGGCGCGCGCGGTCCTGCTCGGCTTCCCGTCGAGCGAGCAGGCCGGCCAGTGCGTCGCCGACATCATCGGCGCCGGCATCATTCCCGGCGGCATGGAGATGATGGACCGGCCGGCGATCCGCGCGGCCGAGGATTTCGTCCATGCCGGCTACCCGCTCGACGTCGAGGCGCTGCTGATCGTCGAGCTCGACGGTCCGGGGGCGGAGGTCGATCACCTGATCGCCGCGGTCGAGGCCATCGCCGCGCGCAACGGCTCCACCACCTGCCGCGTCTCGGCGAGCGAGGAGGAGCGCATGACCTTCTGGGCAGGCAGGAAGGCGGCCTTTCCGGCGGTCGGCCGCATCTCGCCGGATTATTTCTGCATGGACGGCACGATCCCGCGCAAGGAGCTGCCGCGCGTGCTGGCCGGCATGCGGGCGCTTTCGGAGAAGTACGGCTTAAGGGTCGCCAACGTCTTCCACGCCGGTGACGGCAACCTCCATCCGCTCATCCTCTACGACGCCAACCGTCCGGGCGAGCTGGAGCGGGCGGAGGCCTTCGGGGCGGACATATTGCGGCTGTGCGTCAAGGTCGGCGGAGTGCTGACCGGCGAGCACGGCGTCGGCGTCGAGAAGCGCGACCTGATGCCGGAGATGTTCTCGCAGGAGGATATGAACCAGCAGATCCGGGTCAAATGCGCCTTCGACCCCGAGCACCTGCTCAACCCCGGCAAGATGTTCCCGCAGCTCCACCGCTGCGCCGAGCTCGGCCGCATGCATGTCCGCGCCGGGCAGCTGCCGTTCCCGGACATTCCGAGGTTCTGA
- a CDS encoding DUF4870 family protein, with translation MTDPNTPPAPRQTDRWLEPGPTNVQVIYASYLLGFVVGITPLIGIVLAYMNRGKAGGWVETHYTWAIRTFWIGILYGLMSLVLSFVLIGLLLMLAVAVWVIVRVVVGFQAVGRGEPIRDPESWLI, from the coding sequence ATGACCGACCCGAACACCCCGCCCGCGCCGCGCCAGACAGACCGCTGGCTGGAGCCCGGCCCGACCAACGTGCAGGTCATCTATGCCAGCTACCTGCTCGGCTTCGTGGTCGGCATCACGCCGCTGATCGGCATCGTCCTCGCCTACATGAACCGCGGCAAGGCCGGCGGCTGGGTCGAGACTCATTATACCTGGGCCATCCGCACCTTCTGGATCGGGATCCTCTACGGGCTGATGTCTCTCGTGCTCTCCTTCGTCCTCATCGGGCTCCTGCTGATGCTGGCCGTCGCGGTCTGGGTCATCGTGCGCGTGGTCGTGGGGTTCCAGGCGGTCGGCCGCGGCGAGCCGATCCGCGACCCGGAAAGCTGGCTGATCTAA
- the hisS gene encoding histidine--tRNA ligase, with the protein MADKADRMKARLPRGFVDRHAADIRAVDAMTAKIRAVYELYGFDPVEQPMVEYTDALGKFLPDQDRPNEGVFSFQDDDEQWLSLRYDLTAPLARFVAENFETLARPYRSYRSGWVFRNEKPGPGRFRQFMQFDADIVGTPGVAADAEMAMMMADTLEAVGIKRGDYVIRVNNRKVLDGVLEAIGLGGEGNAGRRLTVLRAIDKLDKFGPEGVRLLLGKGRLDESGDFTKGAGLDEAGIGTVLSYIETGEVADNEGVAELAQIRALVAAAGYDDGRVKIDPSVVRGLEYYTGPVYEAELLFEVPNEKGEIVRFGSVAGGGRYDGLVSRFRGEPVPATGFSIGVSRLTAALKNLGKLEDTAVVAPVVVLVMDKDTESLGRYQRMVSELRAAGIRAEMYLGGAGMKAQMKYADRRGAPCVVIQGGDEREKGEVQIKDLALGAKLSAEIEDNATWRESRPAQFTAPESGLVEAVRRVLDAQKAERSAEA; encoded by the coding sequence ATGGCTGACAAGGCGGACAGGATGAAGGCGCGGCTCCCGCGGGGCTTCGTCGACCGCCATGCGGCCGACATCCGCGCCGTCGACGCGATGACGGCGAAGATTCGCGCGGTCTACGAGCTCTATGGCTTCGACCCCGTCGAGCAGCCGATGGTCGAGTACACCGACGCGCTGGGCAAGTTCCTGCCCGACCAGGACCGGCCGAACGAGGGCGTGTTCTCGTTCCAGGACGACGACGAGCAGTGGCTTTCCCTGCGCTACGACCTGACCGCGCCGTTGGCCCGCTTCGTCGCGGAGAATTTCGAGACGCTGGCCAGGCCCTACCGCTCCTACCGCTCGGGCTGGGTTTTCCGCAACGAGAAGCCGGGACCGGGCCGCTTTCGCCAGTTCATGCAGTTCGACGCCGACATCGTCGGTACGCCGGGGGTGGCCGCCGACGCCGAGATGGCGATGATGATGGCCGACACGCTGGAGGCGGTAGGCATCAAGCGCGGCGACTACGTCATCCGCGTCAACAACCGCAAGGTGCTCGACGGCGTGCTGGAGGCGATCGGCCTCGGCGGCGAGGGCAATGCCGGACGGCGCCTCACCGTGCTGCGCGCCATCGACAAGCTCGACAAGTTCGGCCCCGAGGGCGTGCGCCTGCTGCTCGGCAAGGGCCGGCTAGACGAGAGCGGCGACTTCACCAAGGGCGCGGGGCTGGACGAGGCCGGCATCGGGACGGTGCTCAGCTATATCGAGACGGGCGAGGTCGCCGACAATGAGGGCGTCGCGGAGCTGGCGCAGATCCGCGCGTTGGTCGCTGCCGCCGGCTATGACGACGGCCGGGTGAAGATCGACCCCTCCGTGGTGCGCGGCCTCGAATATTACACCGGCCCGGTCTACGAGGCCGAGCTGCTGTTCGAGGTGCCGAACGAGAAGGGCGAGATCGTCCGTTTCGGCTCGGTCGCGGGCGGCGGGCGCTATGACGGGCTCGTCTCGCGCTTCCGCGGCGAGCCGGTGCCGGCGACGGGCTTCTCCATCGGCGTGTCGCGGCTGACCGCGGCGCTGAAGAACCTCGGCAAGCTGGAGGACACGGCAGTCGTCGCGCCGGTCGTCGTCCTCGTCATGGACAAGGACACCGAATCGCTCGGCCGCTACCAGCGCATGGTCTCCGAGTTGCGCGCAGCCGGCATCCGGGCGGAGATGTATCTCGGCGGTGCCGGCATGAAGGCGCAGATGAAATATGCCGACCGCCGCGGCGCGCCTTGCGTCGTCATCCAAGGCGGCGACGAGCGCGAAAAGGGCGAGGTGCAGATCAAGGACCTCGCCCTCGGCGCGAAGCTGTCGGCCGAGATCGAGGACAACGCCACATGGCGCGAGAGCCGGCCGGCGCAGTTCACCGCGCCGGAAAGCGGACTGGTCGAGGCCGTCCGCCGCGTGCTCGACGCGCAGAAGGCGGAAAGAAGCGCCGAGGCATGA
- a CDS encoding DeoR/GlpR family DNA-binding transcription regulator, whose amino-acid sequence MYLPPRQAEIVQLAKDNGRVLVEELAARFDVTPQTIRKDLNDLCDMRLLSRIHGGALFPSGVENVEYEARRKIAANEKEAIGRAAARMIPDGASLFVNIGTTTEAVANALLDRKGLMVITNNINVANRMRVFPQTEVVIAGGVVRGSDGGVVGEAAVDFIRQFKVDYAVIGASAIDHDGALLDFDYREVKVAQAIIANARHVILVADSTKFERTAPVRIGHLSQVHTFITDECRVDGIRAICREAEVQLVEAAQG is encoded by the coding sequence ATGTACCTGCCGCCCCGTCAGGCCGAGATCGTGCAACTGGCAAAGGACAATGGCCGCGTGCTGGTCGAGGAACTGGCCGCGCGTTTCGACGTCACCCCGCAGACGATCCGCAAGGATCTGAACGACCTGTGCGACATGCGGCTTTTGTCGCGCATCCATGGCGGGGCGCTGTTCCCTTCCGGCGTAGAGAACGTCGAATACGAGGCGAGGCGCAAGATCGCGGCGAACGAGAAGGAAGCGATCGGCCGCGCCGCCGCGCGCATGATCCCCGACGGCGCCTCGCTCTTCGTCAACATCGGCACCACGACCGAGGCGGTGGCCAACGCGCTGCTCGACCGCAAGGGGCTGATGGTCATCACCAACAACATCAACGTCGCCAACCGCATGCGCGTCTTCCCGCAGACGGAGGTGGTGATCGCCGGCGGCGTGGTGCGCGGCTCGGACGGCGGCGTGGTCGGCGAGGCCGCGGTCGATTTCATCCGCCAGTTCAAGGTCGACTACGCGGTGATCGGCGCCTCGGCCATCGACCATGACGGCGCGCTGCTCGATTTCGACTATCGCGAGGTCAAGGTGGCGCAGGCGATCATCGCCAACGCCCGCCACGTCATCCTCGTCGCCGATTCCACCAAGTTCGAGCGCACCGCTCCGGTGCGCATCGGCCACCTGTCGCAGGTCCACACCTTCATCACCGACGAATGCCGGGTGGACGGCATCCGCGCGATCTGCCGCGAGGCCGAGGTGCAGCTGGTCGAGGCCGCCCAAGGTTGA
- a CDS encoding DNA-3-methyladenine glycosylase I, which produces MADGLLTGEDGLTRCKWHGGLPDYLIYHDEEWGLPVGDDTRLFEKLCLEGFQSGLSWLTILRKRDNFRAAFHGFDFRRLAGEDEARAMPRHLADAGIVRHRGKIASVYNNARRAVALADEAGSLARFFWAFEPGPEERPERLDWASLSALGKTPTSIRISKELKKRGWSFVGPTTVYAFMQAMGMVNDHVEGCVCRPRIEAARAAFARPA; this is translated from the coding sequence ATGGCGGACGGACTTCTGACCGGCGAGGACGGGCTGACACGCTGCAAATGGCACGGCGGCCTGCCCGATTACCTCATCTATCACGACGAGGAATGGGGCTTGCCCGTAGGCGACGATACCCGCCTGTTCGAGAAGCTGTGCCTCGAGGGCTTCCAGTCCGGCCTGTCGTGGCTGACCATCCTGCGCAAGCGCGACAATTTCCGCGCCGCCTTCCACGGCTTCGATTTCCGCCGTCTGGCCGGCGAGGACGAGGCGCGGGCGATGCCGCGCCATCTCGCCGACGCCGGCATCGTGCGCCATCGCGGCAAGATCGCCTCGGTCTACAACAATGCGCGGCGGGCGGTGGCGCTTGCCGACGAGGCCGGCTCGCTTGCCCGCTTCTTCTGGGCGTTCGAGCCGGGGCCGGAAGAGCGGCCGGAACGGCTCGACTGGGCGAGCCTCTCGGCGCTCGGCAAGACGCCGACCTCGATCCGCATCTCGAAGGAATTGAAGAAGCGCGGCTGGTCCTTCGTCGGGCCGACGACGGTCTATGCCTTCATGCAGGCGATGGGCATGGTCAACGACCATGTCGAGGGCTGCGTGTGCCGGCCGCGGATCGAGGCGGCGCGGGCGGCGTTCGCGCGCCCGGCCTGA
- the hisG gene encoding ATP phosphoribosyltransferase — MTVTLALPSKGRLKEEAIAVLAKAGFDVVIPQDERRYRAHIKGRDDIEVAFLSASEISRELGQGTVDLGVTGEDLIRETIPDWEARVKIGARLGFGHADVIVAVPEAWLDVDTMADLDDVAADFRQRHGRRLRIATKYWRLTQQFFSAQHGIQVYRIVESLGATEGAPAAGSADVIVDITSTGSTLRANHLKILDDGVILRSEACLGVSLKAREAADEAAIDEILKAVNGG; from the coding sequence ATGACCGTCACGCTGGCGCTTCCCTCCAAGGGCAGGCTCAAGGAAGAGGCCATCGCCGTGCTGGCGAAGGCCGGCTTCGACGTCGTCATCCCGCAGGACGAGCGCCGCTACCGCGCCCATATAAAGGGCCGCGACGACATCGAGGTCGCGTTCCTCTCGGCCTCGGAAATCTCGCGCGAGCTCGGGCAGGGCACGGTCGACCTCGGCGTCACCGGCGAGGACCTGATCCGCGAGACCATCCCCGACTGGGAGGCGCGGGTGAAGATCGGCGCGCGGCTCGGCTTCGGCCATGCCGACGTCATCGTCGCGGTGCCGGAAGCCTGGCTCGACGTCGACACCATGGCCGACCTCGACGACGTCGCCGCCGATTTCCGCCAGCGCCACGGCCGCAGGCTCAGGATCGCCACCAAATACTGGCGGCTGACGCAGCAGTTCTTCTCCGCCCAGCACGGCATCCAGGTCTATCGCATCGTCGAGAGCCTCGGCGCCACCGAGGGCGCGCCGGCCGCCGGCTCGGCCGACGTCATCGTCGACATCACCTCGACCGGCTCGACGCTGCGCGCCAACCATTTGAAGATCCTCGACGACGGCGTCATCCTGCGATCCGAGGCCTGCCTCGGCGTATCGCTGAAGGCGCGCGAGGCCGCGGACGAGGCGGCGATCGACGAAATCCTCAAGGCCGTAAACGGCGGCTGA
- a CDS encoding ATP phosphoribosyltransferase regulatory subunit, producing MTARLPAFAADILALFEERGAGLAEVAVLQPAEPFLDMAGEDLRRRIFLTESETGRSLCLRPEFTIPVCLRHIETATGTPKRYAYLGEVFRQRREGSNEFYQAGIEDLGEPDVAKADARAVADAHALLSRVLPGVPLAITLGDQAVFEAVVAACGLPGGWQKRLARAFGSAGQLAAALDDLANPAQRAAPDATIAALIAAGERDRLAAHIDAMMEEAALPASAGRSPQDIAQRLIEKADLRSVRLSADALAALKRFLAIRAPLEDAAAALAAFAKETGVSLGDALDIFTARATAIAGHGLPQGAIVYDAGFGRPLDYYTGLVFEIRSGGSLPLVGGGRYDRLLTMLGAKAPIPGVGFSVWLDRIAALRGQA from the coding sequence ATGACCGCCCGCCTGCCCGCCTTCGCAGCCGACATCCTTGCTCTCTTCGAGGAGCGCGGCGCCGGCCTTGCCGAGGTCGCCGTGCTGCAGCCGGCGGAGCCCTTTCTCGACATGGCGGGCGAGGACCTCAGGCGGCGCATCTTCCTGACGGAGAGCGAGACCGGCAGGAGTCTGTGCCTCCGGCCCGAATTCACCATCCCGGTCTGCCTTCGCCATATCGAGACGGCGACCGGCACGCCCAAGCGCTATGCCTATCTCGGCGAGGTGTTCCGCCAGCGCCGCGAGGGCTCGAACGAGTTCTACCAGGCCGGCATCGAGGATCTCGGCGAGCCTGACGTCGCGAAGGCCGATGCGCGCGCGGTGGCCGACGCGCATGCGCTGCTGTCGCGCGTCCTGCCCGGCGTGCCGCTCGCCATCACCCTCGGCGACCAGGCGGTCTTCGAGGCTGTCGTGGCGGCCTGCGGCCTGCCGGGCGGGTGGCAGAAGCGGCTGGCGCGCGCCTTCGGCTCGGCCGGGCAGCTCGCCGCCGCGCTCGACGACCTCGCCAACCCCGCGCAGCGCGCCGCGCCCGACGCGACAATCGCCGCCCTGATCGCGGCGGGCGAGCGCGACCGGCTCGCCGCCCATATCGACGCGATGATGGAGGAAGCCGCGCTTCCCGCCTCGGCCGGGCGCAGCCCGCAGGACATCGCCCAGCGGCTGATCGAGAAGGCCGACCTGCGCAGCGTGCGCCTCTCGGCCGACGCGCTGGCGGCGCTGAAGCGGTTCCTCGCCATTCGCGCGCCGCTGGAGGACGCCGCCGCGGCGCTCGCGGCCTTCGCGAAGGAAACCGGCGTCTCGCTCGGCGATGCGCTCGACATCTTCACCGCCCGCGCAACGGCCATCGCCGGCCACGGCCTGCCGCAAGGCGCGATCGTCTACGACGCCGGCTTCGGCCGGCCGCTCGACTACTATACCGGCCTCGTCTTCGAGATCCGCTCGGGCGGCTCGCTGCCGCTGGTCGGCGGCGGCCGCTACGACCGGCTCCTGACCATGCTGGGCGCGAAGGCGCCGATCCCCGGCGTCGGCTTCTCGGTCTGGCTCGACCGCATCGCGGCATTGAGAGGGCAGGCATGA